One part of the Lotus japonicus ecotype B-129 chromosome 2, LjGifu_v1.2 genome encodes these proteins:
- the LOC130736800 gene encoding uncharacterized protein LOC130736800: protein MTRFSPKFNTEGDGKKRGGAENQTEGAQAPKRRKLVKVSSVAPGSAVAGSSNPGAQPTTVAVSKGKNVVKASAKASAATTTEFATATTPHSATGDTATVAAAKSTTVGATTATGNQSSTAGRTTNTSQPSAVEKLAAINATTAAATSDEKTLACLLRAGCIFAHAFDNFNAAAAETERLRAENAKHQEDAAAWKKRFDKLLDQAGKEKVQADKLIDQAEKDLAARGEALAAKESELEVLRAELESAKKALAEQEEKSAESLASAKADLEAVMRATSEEIKKADEARGAALAAKDAEIISHLAKIKELEGELAVERAKVVEAREQAADIAYDNRERGFYLAKDQAQHLFSEFLGLRMMKGEDEDHVLR, encoded by the exons ATGACCCGTTTCTCTCcaaagttcaacactgagggcgatgggaaaaaacggggcggaGCCGAGAACCAAACCGAGGGCGCCCAAGCCCCCAAGAGGAGGAAATTAGTTAAAGTCTCCTCTGTCGCCCCGGGATCTGCAGTCGCCGGCTCCTCCAACCCCGGCGCTCAACCCACCACTGTCGCTGTGTCTAAAGGCAAGAATGTTGTCAAAGCCTCCGCCAAAGCTTCCGCCGCCACGACCACCGAGTTTGCCACTGCCACAACTCCACATTCCGCTACCGGTGATACAGCCACCGTTGCCGCCGCCAAGTCCACGACTGTAGGCGCCACAACCGCAACTGGTAACCAGTCATCAACTGCCGGCAGAACCACCAACACTTCTCAACCCTCAGCTGTTGAGAAGCTTGCCGCCATCAACGCCACAACCGCTGCCGCGACTTCCGAT GAGAAGACCCTTGCTTGTCTTCTACGTGCTGGGTGCATCttcgcccacgcgtttgacaaTTTCAACGCCGCCGCTGCTGAAACTGAACGGTTGAGAGCTGAGAATGCCAAGCACCAGGAGGACGCCGCCGCTTGGAAGAAGCGCTTCGATAAACTGTTGGACCAAGCAGGCAAAGAAAAAGTACaggccgacaagttgattg accaagctgagaaggacttggccGCCAGAGGCGAGGCACTGgctgctaaggagtcagagctcgaAGTGTTGCGCGCTGAACTGGAGTCAGCgaaaaaggcgttggcggagcaggAGGAAAAGTCTGCTGAGTCTTTGGCTTCGGCGAAGGCGGATttggaggcggtgatgcgagCTACTtctgaagagatcaagaaggcgGACGAGGCACGTGGGGCAGCCCTCGCCGCGAAAGATGCCGAAATTATCTCCCATCTTGCGAAGATCAAAGAGCTAGAGGGCGAGCTGGCGGTGGAGAGAGCCAAAGTAGTTGAGGCGAGGGAgcaagccgctgacattgcctatgacaatCGTGAGCGTGGCTTTTACCTCGCCAAGGACCAGGCTCAACACTT
- the LOC130738739 gene encoding BEACH domain-containing protein B-like isoform X2 produces the protein MFFGVHALDLLYRESESIRLLSLQFLGRLLVGLPSEKKGSRFFNLPMGRSRSILESQRKIRMQPIFLAISDRHFSFPQPYNLCATLFDVLLGGASPKQVLQRHNHLERVRSKGSSSHFLLPQMLPTIFRYLSGCEDASARIKIIRDILDLLDSNASNVEAFMEYGWNAWLTSSIKLGVLKDNEAKLPNQGDSGMDELLLVRNLYSLVLCHYLHSVKGGWQQLEETVNFLLMDLKEGRNSYRFFLRDIYEDFDSHL, from the exons ATGTTCTTTGGTGTTCATGCTCTTGATCTTTTATACAG GGAGTCCGAGTCTATCAGATTGCTGAGCCTACAGTTCCTAGGAAGGCTTTTGGTTGGCCTACCATCTGAGAAGAAGGGGTCAAGATTCTTCAATCTCCCAATGGGTAGATCCAGATCTATATTGGAAAGCCAAAGGAAAATCAGAATGCAACCAATTTTCTTGGCTATATCTGATAGGCATTTTAGCTTTCCACAGCCATATAATCTATGTGCTACTTTATTTGATGTTCTTCTTGGTGGTGCTAGCCCCAAACAG GTTTTACAAAGACACAACCACCTTGAGAGGGTGAGAAGCAAGGGCAGTAGTTCTCACTTTTTACTTCCTCAGATGTTACCTACGATTTTCAGATATCTGTCTGGCTGTGAGGATGCATCCGCAAGAATAAAAATTATCAGAGATATACTTGACCTCCTTGATTCAAATGCTTCAAATGTTGAAGCTTTTATG GAATATGGGTGGAATGCCTGGCTAACATCTTCTATAAAGCTTGGTGTGTTAAAAGACAACGAGGCCAAGTTACCGAATCAAGGTGACAGTGGGATGGATGAGCTGCTTTTGGTGAGAAATTTGTATTCTCTTGTTCTATGTCACTATTTGCATTCTGTAAAAGGTGGCTGGCAACAGTTGGAAGAGACAGTCAATTTCCTTCTTATGGACTTGAAGGAA GGTCGAAATTCATATCGATTCTTTCTTCGTGATATATATGAGGATTTTGATTCTCACCTTTGA
- the LOC130738738 gene encoding pentatricopeptide repeat-containing protein PNM1, mitochondrial-like: protein MPPLASLQLRRLLFRSFRSSSIASISSCQIEPSPSPPFHHHHSSHFQSPTLLTPSSLFKTRHFSSSEPFTPTQTLPEDSDPVATALSSELLKDSDSDPRSVAQHLNLSFSHVTPTPDLVLQVLNLSPGGGRTVLGFHQWLASHPKFNLTDDTLAHFVDYFGRRKDFKATHDVLYGGGGGTKTLVAAIDRLVRAGRPSQAVQFFERMERDYGLKRDRGSLKVVVEKLCSKGFASYAERMVKDLARVIFPDEAMCDMLIKGWCVDGKLEEARRLAGEMYRGGFELGVVAYNAMLDCVCELCRQKDPFLLHSEAEKVLVEMDYRGVPRNVETFNVLITNLCKIRKTEDALKLFHRMGEWGCYPNETTFVVLIRSLYQAARLEEGDEMIDRMKSAGFGASLDKKAYYQFLTILCGIERVEHALKVFAMMKADGCEPGIKTYDLLMSKLGAHNRVDKANALFHEAQSRGLAVTPKEYAVDPRYKKKKKVKAVKKRETLPEKMARKRRRLKKIRLSYVKKPKRMRGRV from the coding sequence ATGCCGCCATTAGCGTCTCTGCAACTCCGGCGGCTCTTGTTCCGATCCTTccgttcttcttccatagcatCCATCTCCTCCTGTCAAATCGAACCCTCACCCTCTCCTCCgtttcaccaccaccactcttccCATTTCCAATCCCCAACCCTTCTCACTCCATCTTCACTCTTCAAAACCAGGCATTTCTCATCATCAGAACCCTTCACCCCAACCCAAACTCTCCCAGAAGATTCGGATCCAGTTGCCACTGCACTCTCCTCGGAGCTTCTCAAAGACTCTGACTCAGACCCTCGCTCCGTCGCGCAACACCTCAACCTGAGCTTCTCTCACGTCACACCAACCCCCGATTTAGTCCTCCAAGTCCTAAACCTCTCCCCTGGAGGCGGAAGAACCGTGTTAGGGTTCCACCAATGGCTCGCTTCGCACCCCAAATTCAACCTCACAGACGACACGCTCGCCCATTTTGTTGACTATTTCGGCCGCCGCAAGGATTTCAAGGCCACGCACGATGTTCTCTACGGCGGCGGTGGAGGGACCAAGACCCTTGTCGCGGCGATCGACCGCCTTGTTCGCGCGGGGCGGCCGAGCCAGGCGGTTCAGTTTTTTGAGAGGATGGAGCGGGATTACGGCTTGAAGCGTGATCGCGGTTCACTGAAGGTGGTTGTGGAGAAGCTGTGTTCCAAGGGTTTCGCCAGCTATGCGGAGAGGATGGTGAAGGATTTGGCTAGGGTGATCTTCCCGGATGAAGCCATGTGTGATATGCTGATCAAGGGTTGGTGTGTTGATGGGAAGCTTGAAGAAGCTCGGAGGCTTGCTGGGGAGATGTATCGTGGAGGGTTTGAGCTTGGTGTAGTGGCTTACAACGCGATGCTAGATTGTGTGTGTGAGCTTTGTCGCCAGAAGGATCCGTTTCTGCTTCATTCGGAGGCGGAGAAGGTGCTGGTTGAGATGGACTATCGTGGGGTTCCCAGGAATGTGGAGACATTCAATGTTTTGATAACGAATTTGTGTAAGATTAGGAAGACCGAGGATGCGTTGAAATTGTTCCATAGGATGGGAGAGTGGGGATGCTATCCCAATGAGACTACATTTGTTGTTTTGATCAGGAGCTTGTATCAGGCTGCAAGGTTGGAAGAAGGGGATGAAATGATTGATAGGATGAAATCTGCTGGGTTTGGTGCTTCTCTTGATAAGAAGGCTTACTATCAGTTTCTCACAATTTTGTGTGGGATTGAGAGGGTTGAGCATGCTTTGAAGGTCTTTGCCATGATGAAAGCTGATGGGTGTGAACCTGGGATTAAGACTTATGATTTGTTGATGTCCAAATTGGGTGCTCACAATCGCGTTGATAAGGCTAATGCTCTTTTCCATGAAGCCCAGAGTAGAGGATTGGCTGTGACTCCCAAGGAGTATGCTGTTGACCCAAgatacaagaagaagaagaaggtcaaggcTGTGAAGAAGAGGGAAACCTTGCCTGAGAAAATGGCTAGAAAGAGAAGACGCCTGAAAAAGATTCGGCTGAGTTATGTTAAGAAGCCAAAACGAATGAGGGGTCGAGTCTAG
- the LOC130738739 gene encoding BEACH domain-containing protein B-like isoform X1 — MFNFANFTLQMFCPGCEESESIRLLSLQFLGRLLVGLPSEKKGSRFFNLPMGRSRSILESQRKIRMQPIFLAISDRHFSFPQPYNLCATLFDVLLGGASPKQVLQRHNHLERVRSKGSSSHFLLPQMLPTIFRYLSGCEDASARIKIIRDILDLLDSNASNVEAFMEYGWNAWLTSSIKLGVLKDNEAKLPNQGDSGMDELLLVRNLYSLVLCHYLHSVKGGWQQLEETVNFLLMDLKEGRNSYRFFLRDIYEDFDSHL, encoded by the exons ATGTTCAATTTTGCAAACTTTACACTCCAGATGTTTTGCCCTGGGTGTGA GGAGTCCGAGTCTATCAGATTGCTGAGCCTACAGTTCCTAGGAAGGCTTTTGGTTGGCCTACCATCTGAGAAGAAGGGGTCAAGATTCTTCAATCTCCCAATGGGTAGATCCAGATCTATATTGGAAAGCCAAAGGAAAATCAGAATGCAACCAATTTTCTTGGCTATATCTGATAGGCATTTTAGCTTTCCACAGCCATATAATCTATGTGCTACTTTATTTGATGTTCTTCTTGGTGGTGCTAGCCCCAAACAG GTTTTACAAAGACACAACCACCTTGAGAGGGTGAGAAGCAAGGGCAGTAGTTCTCACTTTTTACTTCCTCAGATGTTACCTACGATTTTCAGATATCTGTCTGGCTGTGAGGATGCATCCGCAAGAATAAAAATTATCAGAGATATACTTGACCTCCTTGATTCAAATGCTTCAAATGTTGAAGCTTTTATG GAATATGGGTGGAATGCCTGGCTAACATCTTCTATAAAGCTTGGTGTGTTAAAAGACAACGAGGCCAAGTTACCGAATCAAGGTGACAGTGGGATGGATGAGCTGCTTTTGGTGAGAAATTTGTATTCTCTTGTTCTATGTCACTATTTGCATTCTGTAAAAGGTGGCTGGCAACAGTTGGAAGAGACAGTCAATTTCCTTCTTATGGACTTGAAGGAA GGTCGAAATTCATATCGATTCTTTCTTCGTGATATATATGAGGATTTTGATTCTCACCTTTGA
- the LOC130738740 gene encoding serine/threonine-protein kinase CTR1-like: protein MLTPFCSRSNYLMYTSFKVAIMKRVRHPNVVLFMGAVTKCPHLSIVTEYLPRGSLYRLIHRPASGEILDHRRRLRVALDVAKGINYLHCLKPPIVHWDLKSPNLLVDKNWTVKVCDFGLSRFKANTFIPSKFVAGTPEWMAPEFHRGEPSNEKSDVYSFGVILWELVTMQQPWSGLSPSTGWKKLVGDEKKSAPSLNHSPLFLASCDFLHWLFLRFWLR, encoded by the exons ATGCTAACTCCATTTTGCAGCCGATCCAACTACTTGATGTACACTTCCTTCaag GTTGCAATAATGAAACGTGTTCGGCACCCAAATGTGGTGCTCTTCATGGGTGCAGTTACGAAATGTCCCCATCTATCAATAGTGACAGAGTATTTGCCTAG GGGTAGTTTATATCGTCTGATACATAGGCCGGCATCTGGTGAAATACTGGACCACAGAAGAAGATTACGGGTGGCTTTGGATGTG GCTAAAGGGATCAATTATCTCCATTGCCTGAAACCTCCAATTGTGCACTGGGATCTCAAATCTCCAAATTTGCTAGTTGACAAAAATTGGACAGTGAAG GTTTGTGATTTTGGATTGTCCAGATTTAAGGCAAACACTTTCATACCGTCAAAATTTGTTGCTGGAACA CCTGAGTGGATGGCTCCAGAATTTCATCGTGGAGAACCTTCAAATGAGAAATCTGATGTATACAGTTTTGGAGTAATCTTGTGGGAACTCGTGACCATGCAACAACCATGGAGTGGACTTTCGCCCTCCACAG GTTGGAAAAAATTGGTGGGAGATGAGAAAAAATCTGCGCCATCTCTGAATCATTCTCCCTTGTTCCTTGCTTCTTGCGATTTTCTTCATTGGTTGTTCCTGCGTTTTTGGTTGCGTTAA
- the LOC130738737 gene encoding pentatricopeptide repeat-containing protein At1g05600 — protein sequence MTIRWPRVLTPTYLSQIIRTQKNPMKALHIFNEAKSRYPKYTHNGPVYATMISILGTSGRLGEMRDVIEQMRQDSCECKDTVFASAINIYANAGLVDEAITLFKNIPQFNCVNWTQSFNTLLQIMVSEDRLEAAHGLFVDNSCGWEVKSRVQALNLLMYALCGKGRSDLALQIFQEMDYQGCYPNRDSYAILMKGLCRDGRLHEATHLLYSMFWRISQKGNGEDIVVYRTLLDALCEDGKFEEAIEILSKILRKGLKAPKRCYNRLDLSQCSDGRDIEGTKRLIHEALIKGSVPSLSSYNAMAVDLYSESKIDEADKVIVEMQDRGFKPTRAIFEAKVAALCKVSRVDEAIKVIEEDMVAVNCLPNSEVYNILLKNLRKVGNSAAVLESLNKMSKKVGCTADRETYIILLEMLCRERRYLEASQLLEQMSIKSYWPCADSYNSLIKGLCSLGRQYEAVMWLEDMISQGKLPEISVWKSLASLFCNLEMMKASSEIFNRLRSL from the coding sequence ATGACTATAAGATGGCCAAGAGTGTTGACACCAACATACCTCTCTCAGATTATAAGAACACAAAAGAATCCAATGAAAGCTCTGCACATTTTCAATGAAGCCAAATCCAGGTACCCCAAGTACACCCACAATGGTCCTGTCTATGCTACCATGATCAGCATCCTTGGAACATCAGGGAGACTCGGCGAGATGAGAGATGTGATTGAGCAGATGAGACAGGATTCATGTGAATGCAAAGATACTGTCTTTGCTTCTGCTATTAACATATATGCCAATGCAGGGCTGGTTGATGAAGCAATCACTTTGTTTAAGAACATTCCTCAGTTTAATTGTGTGAACTGGACACAATCCTTCAATACCCTTTTGCAAATCATGGTGAGTGAGGACCGCCTTGAGGCTGCTCACGGTCTTTTTGTTGACAATTCTTGTGGTTGGGAAGTGAAGTCTCGTGTTCAGGCGTTGAACCTGCTTATGTACGCTCTCTGCGGGAAGGGCCGCTCTGATTTGGCGTTGCAAATATTCCAAGAGATGGATTATCAAGGCTGCTATCCGAATAGGGATAGTTATGCGATTTTGATGAAGGGATTGTGTCGTGACGGGAGGTTACATGAGGCCACCCATTTGTTGTATTCAATGTTTTGGAGAATCTCGCAGAAAGGAAATGGCGAGGACATTGTGGTCTATAGAACTCTTTTGGATGCCTTGTGTGAGGATGGAAAATTTGAAGAAGCTATAGAGATTCTGAGTAAAATTTTGAGGAAAGGGTTGAAAGCTCCAAAGCGATGTTATAACCGTCTTGATCTCAGTCAATGCAGTGATGGTAGAGATATAGAAGGCACTAAGCGGTTGATTCATGAAGCTTTGATCAAGGGCTCAGTTCCTAGTTTGTCAAGCTATAATGCCATGGCTGTTGATCTATACAGTGAAAGTAAGATAGATGAGGCTGATAAAGTTATCGTCGAAATGCAAGACAGAGGCTTTAAACCAACACGTGCAATCTTTGAGGCAAAGGTAGCTGCATTGTGCAAGGTCAGTAGGGTGGATGAGGCAATCAAGGTAATTGAAGAGGACATGGTGGCAGTCAATTGTCTACCAAATTCTGAAGTGTATAATATTCTTTTGAAAAACCTACGCAAAGTAGGAAATTCAGCTGCTGTGCTTGAGAGCTTGAACAAAATGTCTAAGAAGGTAGGTTGCACAGCTGACAGGGAAACTTATATCATTTTACTGGAAATGTTATGCCGAGAGAGAAGGTATCTTGAGGCGAGCCAACTTTTGGAGCAAATGTCAATTAAATCATATTGGCCTTGCGCTGATAGTTACAATTCACTCATTAAGGGTCTTTGCTCCTTAGGCAGGCAATATGAAGCTGTTATGTGGTTGGAGGACATGATAAGCCAGGGAAAGCTTCCTGAAATTTCTGTATGGAAGTCATTAGCGTCTTTATTTTGTAACTTAGAGATGATGAAAGCGTCCTCTGAGATATTTAATCGCCTAAGAAGTTTGTGA